Proteins encoded in a region of the Panicum hallii strain FIL2 chromosome 3, PHallii_v3.1, whole genome shotgun sequence genome:
- the LOC112885752 gene encoding pyrophosphate-energized membrane proton pump 3-like, whose amino-acid sequence MMEEDMENGRSYQERPRTFSTVRSKSSIPLAFRLLMRINPRALIILSLLVFSGVLYVGASTSPIVVFVFCICTLSLFFSLYLTKWVLAKDEGPPEMSEISDAIRDGAEGFFRTQYGTISKMACILAFVILGIYLFRTTTPQQEASGLGRATSAYITVASFLLGALCSGIAGFVGMWVSVRANVRVSSAARRSAREALQIAVRAGGFSAIVVVCMAVFGVAILYSTFYVWLGVDSPGSMKVTDLPLLLVGYGFGASFVALFAQLGGGIYTKAADVGADLVGKVEQGIPEDDPRNPAVIADLVGDNVGDCAARGADLFESIAAEIISAMILGGTMAQRCKIEDPSGFILFPLVVHSFDLVVSSVGILSIRGTRDPGLISPIEDPMSIMQKGYSVTIMLAVLAFGVSTRWLLYTEQAPSAWLNFALCGLVGIITAYAFVWISKYYTDYKHEPVRLLALSSSTGHGTNIIAGVSLGMESTALPVLVISVAIISAYWLGQTSGLVDESGNPTGGLFGTAVATMGMLSTAGYVLTMDMFGPIADNAGGIVEMSQQPESVREITDVLDAVGNTTKATTKGFAIGSAGLASFLLFSAYMDEVASFAQLPFKEVDIAVPEIFVGGLLGSMLIFLFSAWACSAVGKTAQEVVNEVRRQFIERPGIMDYKEKPDYGRCVAIVASASLREMIKPGALAIISPMAVGVIFRILGHATGQPLLGAKVVASMLMFATVSGILMALFLNTAGGAWDNAKKYIETGALGGKGSESHKAAVTGDTVGDPFKDTAGPSLHVLIKMLATITLVMAPIFL is encoded by the exons ATGATGGAAGAGGACATGGAAAATGGAAGGTCGTATCAGGAAAGACCAAGAACCTTTTCTACAGTACGAAGTAAATCATCTATACCACTG GCCTTCCGTTTGTTGATGAGGATAAATCCCCGTGCCTTGATTATTCTCTCTCTTTTGGTCTTCAGTGGTGTTCTATATGTGGGAGCCAGTACATCGCCAATTGTGGTCTTTGTATTCTGTATATGTACTCTCAGTTTATTCTTCTCTCTTTACCTCACAAAGTGGGTTCTTGCCAAGGACGAAGGACCTCCAGAAATGTCTGAG ATATCTGATGCCATAAGAGATGGTGCTGAAGGATTTTTTAGGACACAATATGGAACTATTTCTAAAATGGCCTGTATTCTGGCCTTTGTCATTCTTGGCATTTATCTCTTCCGCACTACCACCCCACAGCAGGAGGCATCTGGTTTAGGAAG GGCAACATCTGCATATATTACAGTTGCTTCGTTTCTCCTTGGAGCTTTGTGTTCTGGAATAGCTGGCTTTGTTGGGATGTGGGTCTCTGTGCGTGCAAATGTTCGAGTTTCAAGTGCTGCTCGGCGCTCTGCGAGGGAAGCATTGCAG ATTGCTGTCCGTGCTGGTGGTTTCTCAGCCATTGTGGTTGTTTGCATGGCTGTATTTGGTGTGGCAATACTGTATTCAACATTTTATGTTTGGCTTGGAGTAGATTCACCTGGTTCAATGAAGGTTACCGACT TGCCTCTTCTCCTTGTGGGATATGGATTTGGTGCCTCCTTTGTTGCCCTTTTTGCTCAGTTGGGTGGTGGAATATACACCAAAGCTGCTGATGTTGGAGCTGATCTGGTTGGAAAAGTTGAGCAGGGAATACCAGAAGATGATCCTCGCAATCCTGCTGTCATTGCTGACTTG GTTGGTGACAATGTTGGAGACTGTGCTGCGCGAGGTGCTGATCTTTTTGAGAGCATAGCAGCAGAAATTATCAGTGCAATGATACTTGGGGGAACAATGGCACAGCGCTGCAAGATTGAGG ATCCCTCTGGCTTTATTCTGTTTCCTCTTGTTGTCCATTCATTCGATTTGGTGGTGTCATCAGTTGGAATTCTCTCAATCAGAGGGACACGCGACCCTGGTCTCATCTCCCCTATCGAAGATCCCATGTCAATTATGCAAAAAGGCTATTCTGTTACTATTATGCTTGCTGTTCTTGCATTTGGAGTG TCTACTCGTTGGCTCCTGTATACGGAACAAGCACCTTCAGCATGGCTAAACTTTGCGCTGTGTGGCTTGGTGGGGATCATTACGGCATATGCTTTTGTTTGGATATCGAAGTATTACACAGATTATAAACACGAGCCAGTCCGCCTTTTAGCTCTTTCAAGTTCTACAGGACATGGAACTAATATTATTGCTGGAGTAAGTTTGGGAATGGAATCAACAGCTCTTCCAGTTCTAGTGATAAGTGTAGCCATTATATCAGCATATTGGCTGGGGCAGACCTCTGGCTTGGTGGATGAGTCTGGTAACCCAACTGGTGGTCTTTTTGGGACAGCCGTAGCAACAATGGGGATGCTTAGCACAGCAGGGTATGTTCTCACTATGGACATGTTTGGTCCTATAGCTGACAACGCTGGTGGTATTGTTGAGATGAGCCAGCAG CCTGAAAGCGTGAGGGAAATCACAGATGTTCTAGATGCTGTGGGCAACACAACGAAAGCTACTACAAAGGGATTTGCCATTGGGTCAGCGGGACTGGCTTCCTTCCTCCTGTTCAGTGCGTATATGGATGAAGTAGCTTCTTTTGCTCAATTGCCATTCAAAGAG GTTGACATAGCAGTCCCAGAGATTTTTGTTGGTGGTTTATTAGGCTCGATGCTTATATTCCTTTTCAGTGCATGGGCTTGTTCGGCAGTTGGCAAAACTGCACAGGAAGTTGTTAATGAGGTCAGGAGACAATTTATTGAGAGGCCTGGTATTATG GACTACAAAGAGAAGCCTGATTATGGACGTTGTGTTGCAATTGTTGCATCTGCATCCTTGAGAGAAATGATAAAACCTGGGGCTTTAGCAATTATATCACCCATGGCGGTTG GCGTTATCTTCCGGATTTTGGGCCACGCCACTGGCCAACCTCTTCTTGGAGCTAAAGTTGTGGCCTCAATGCTTATGTTCGCGACGGTTTCTGGTATTCTCATGGCACTCTTCCTGAACACTGCTGGGGGCGCTTGGGATAATGCGAAGAAGTACATTGAGACTGGTGCTCTTGGTGGCAAAGGCAGTGAGTCTCACAAGGCTGCGGTTACTGGCGACAC GGTTGGTGACCCATTCAAAGACACGGCGGGGCCTTCGCTTCATGTTCTTATCAAGATGCTTGCCACAATCACATTGGTCATGGCGCCGATATTTTTGTGA